Proteins from a genomic interval of Plasmodium reichenowi strain SY57 chromosome 13, whole genome shotgun sequence:
- a CDS encoding hypothetical protein (conserved Plasmodium protein, unknown function) — MEYIIKNEKEHSIVKNAEVNVFNVDNNKINNIYNNVTSELSTNNFHVLYHNDAIKKKEEEGKKKNGDMIDEEDNYEIKLNIINDDNEHNEETIIKNDITYNNGNNNNNNNGNNNNNNGNNNNNNNNGNYSVCNNSSQKDMSMNITKNESSKNKHKLTRNEADNVMKKRKKKTKKKNIYMNFQREETNNLNHVNIHMKNEIKKNIQKKLNQNDYLLCTINEFLKQGLKNECIPLFQRLQQNLFFLVMLANQPEDNLDDAHSNYSSE; from the coding sequence AtggaatatattataaaaaatgaaaaagaacATAGTATTGTAAAAAATGCAGAAGTAAATGTATTCAATgtagataataataaaataaataatatttataataatgttacTTCTGAGTTATCTACTAATAATTTTCATgtattatatcataatgatgcaataaagaaaaaagaggaagagggaaaaaagaaaaatggGGATATGATAGATGAAGAAGATAATTATGAAATTAAgttgaatataataaatgatgataatgagCATAATGAAGAGAcgattataaaaaatgatataacatataataatggtaataataataataataataatggtaataataataataataatggtaataataataataataataataatggtaATTATAGTGTTTGTAATAACTCTTCTCAAAAGGACATGTCAATgaatataacaaaaaatgaatcctcaaaaaataaacataaattaACAAGAAATGAAGCAGACAACgtaatgaaaaaaagaaagaaaaaaactaaaaaaaaaaatatatatatgaattttcAACGTGAAGAAACTAATAATTTAAACCATGTTAATATACACatgaaaaatgaaataaaaaagaacatCCAGAAGAAATTGAATCAGAatgattatttattatgtacaATAAATGAATTCCTAAAACAAGGTCTTAAAAATGAGTGTATCCCATTATTTCAAAGATTACAACagaatttattttttttagttATGTTAGCTAATCAACCAGAGGACAACCTAGATGATGCACATAGTAATTATTCTTCagaataa